Part of the Longimicrobiaceae bacterium genome is shown below.
GGGAAGTGCTCGACGGCCTCGTAGCGCGCCCCTCCCGGGCCCAGGTGGCTGCGGAAGAGGACCACTTCCTCCACCGGGATCCGCTCCCGGAAGGCGGGGACGCGCTCCACCACGCCGCGCACGTCCTGCGGGGGGCGGATGCGGCTCAGGGTCAGGTGCGGCGAGAAGGGGCGCGCCTCGGCGGGAAAGCCGGCCTGCCGCGCCGCTTCTTCCGCGGTCGCGGCGAGCGCGCGGAGCGGCGCCGCCCCCTCTTCCACCCCCAGCCACAGCACCGAGGCGCGCGCCGGGCGCGGAAAGGCGCCCAGCCCCCCGAAGCCCAGCGTGAACGCCGGGCCGGGGTCGGCCTCCCGCAGGGCGCGGACCACGCCGACGCGGCGCTCCGGGGCGGTGTCGCCCAGGAAGCGGAGCGTGAGGTGCCAGCTCCGCGGGGCCACGGCGCGGCCGGGGAGCGGGCGCCCCGCCAGGGATTCGCGCAGGTGCACCTCCAGCGCGCGCCGGGCGTCCTCCGGCAGGTCCACCGCCAGGAAGAGGCGCTCTCCCCCGCCCCGCCGCTCCTCGCTCGCCGCCATGCTCCCCCTCGCTCCCGGGCCGTCGTGGCCCGATCTCCTCGTGCTGGCCTGTCGCCCTCGCGAGCAGCCGGCGATGCACACCTTGCGCCTCGCCGGGCGGGCGCGGAGACTTCCAGCCGGGAAGGAGCCGGGGAAGGCCCGGCGGGGGTACGCACGAAACGGAGGGGCCCGATGGAGAAGGTGAACCTGGCGGAGAAGCTCGCGCTCTTTTCGGAGCACTGGAGCCCCAAGGTGGTCGCAGAGCTGAACGGGCAGCAGGTGAAGCTCGCAAAGCTCCTGGGCGAGTTCGACTGGCACCACCACGAGCACGAGGACGAGCTGTTCCTCGTGGTCAGGGGCCGGCTCACGATCCGCCTGCGCGACCGGGAGGTGGTGCTGGACGAGGGCGAGCTCCTCGTGGTCCCGGCCGGCGTGGAGCACCAGCCCGTGGCGGAGGAGGAGGCGCACGTCCTGCTCTTCGAGCCGGCGTCCACCCTCAACACCGGCAACCTCCGCAACGAGCGGACGCGCACCGAGCTGGAACGGCTCTGAAAGAACCTTTACGAGTTCCTTACGGGGCGCATACCCGCGCTCCCGCCGGCGGCGTAGCTTTCGGGGAGCGCGTGGGCCGTGACCCGCGCCCGGGTCAGCCTCCGGGGTGCCCCGTCATCGCCGGACGACGAAGGTCGAGATGCCCAAGCCGCCCCGGCCGCCGCGGACGCTCCGCCGCGGCCCCGGATCGCTGATCCTCCCCATCCTGCTCACCCTGCTGGTCCTGTCCACGGTGCTCGCGTACCAGGTGCAGGACACGGCCCGCTCGCACCAGCGCGCGCGGGAGCGGGCGCTCCGCGACTACGCCGCCTTCGCCACCTGGGAGCTGGTCCGGGGCACCGAGGACGCACTGGCGCGGCGGCTCACCCTGGCGGTTTCGGCCGGGTCGCCCTTCGCCATGGAGCCGCGCCTGCCCCGCCCCCGCGTCTCCGGCGGTCCGGGCCGGGCCGACGGTCCCGGGGGCGCCCTGCGATCCTACCCCGCCGCCGTGCGCGAGTCGCTGGGCTGGTGCGCCTGCCCGGAAGCCGTCCACCACTTCTTCCGGATGGACCTCCGCGGGGGCGAGCTGCAGCTCCTCTCCGGCCCCGCCTCCACGGCGTTCCGGGACTGGCTCGCGCGCGCACTGACCGCCCCCGCGCTGCCCCCGCCCGCCGGACGCCCGATGCCGCTG
Proteins encoded:
- the thpR gene encoding RNA 2',3'-cyclic phosphodiesterase, whose product is MAASEERRGGGERLFLAVDLPEDARRALEVHLRESLAGRPLPGRAVAPRSWHLTLRFLGDTAPERRVGVVRALREADPGPAFTLGFGGLGAFPRPARASVLWLGVEEGAAPLRALAATAEEAARQAGFPAEARPFSPHLTLSRIRPPQDVRGVVERVPAFRERIPVEEVVLFRSHLGPGGARYEAVEHFPLRAP
- a CDS encoding cupin domain-containing protein, whose protein sequence is MEKVNLAEKLALFSEHWSPKVVAELNGQQVKLAKLLGEFDWHHHEHEDELFLVVRGRLTIRLRDREVVLDEGELLVVPAGVEHQPVAEEEAHVLLFEPASTLNTGNLRNERTRTELERL